GAAATTTTTGTCAGGGTGgttattaagaaatttaaattaaacaaaatttaatacaaataaaacttgaatatattgacttcaccaaaaaaataaaaagtgcaaatacataaagttttaaaattttcttctacgaatttttcatattttgaaatcgatGTATGatagttttattattaatgttatCGGCTATATCTTTTCAATGTACCTAACCAAATAATCACTAAGCTACTGATGTCGATCTCATTCAATTACCAACATCTTGCCTAAAtaagtaacaataaaaaaaaaaaatacatcatcCTTTTTTATCATCTTGATAAGAACTTCATTGTAAatactctattttttattttatcctaATCATTAGCATAAAAAGATGAGACATTTTCTTATAGCCTAGGATCTAAAAGAATATTATTCAAGTCAATACAAATTTGCTTAGAAGATGAATTTTGCAATACACATGATAGCAAAAGAATGGAATAATAAGTTCATTCAGTATATTCAACTTAGCATTAAACCGTTAAATTAATCATgttcaataaaatattgagacattattttAATGGATATGCATATGTACAAGATGTGTCACATGAATCCAACAAATATAACTAAAGACTAAAGAAAGTACTAACCAACTAGCTATTTGAAAATTAGCATTTTTATTGAAATagtgattttaaaatatgtcttttgaaaacaatttaaaacatcacaattaaacatttgacctgggctttcaagctaatttttttgtttgggcaatttttgaaaatgctatatttacaacattttcacaacaaatgaTAGGTGACAATTTGTTACTGGTTCTAATTTACATACCACTAAAATTACCTTTTTGTTCACCAATAACAATTTGATACTTaggatttattatgaaaatgttgtaaaaatgttataaacataACGTTTCTCGTCAATTTTTGATTCATTCTTCAACTAACCAAAATTTGGGAGaggtcaaattttatttttaatggactcaaattttttatttaggatgttcaagtttttttttttctagggtaGTCAACAACCCATCttgatctaaaatttttattttataaggtatataaatatttttttttcaagtcagggtgGCCCTATGATCACCTTGAATTAGACTTGGCACCTCTcgtgaaatatatatatatatatatatatatacacacacacacacacgcacacacacattgGCGGctccaagattttttttctaggaGGGTCAGCATTAGCGGAGCTAAGAATTTATAgggaagtaaaaaataaaataaggactggattttttgtttctttatatacTACTTCCATACAATTTAGTATAcaatacaactatattttacagtagtctaaaaaaattattagtagtTTAAAGATTGGTAAGAGAACAACTATTGAATACATAAACAAATAgaattaaataactaattataCATTTAGTAAACCAcatctaaaaacaaaatttattctaTTGTCAATGCCAAGGTCCGAAAAGggcttttaaaattatttttttaacgaatgagcaaaaatttgaactattttatttcttataaaattaaattttctaagaGTAATGCTATTGACAGTTTgacacaacactttcacaaaaATATCGCAACAAAATCTAgatggtaagtaaaaaagttatgttAGTTACAAATCTAGATAAAAGCCAAATACAACTTACTACTTAAagttttattatgaaaatattgtgaaaaacaACAGTAAAATTATCATATTTAAGTTGAGTTCggttggatttaaaaaaaaaaatataattgtgttcaaatttttattttaaaggggtcaaaaaaaaatttatatataattttgttttgggggCATTTAGGGGAGTTCATTTGAACCCTTGGGGGGTGTGTAACGCagcccctatatatatattaagtgatTCTTTGTCTTCTTACAtatctcaaaatcaaaatatatacCTCTTTAAAAGCAAGAGTTGTTAGGACTTAATACAATATTCCACAGAGAACAAAGTTTATATTCACAATACTCAAAATTATTTATCAGAAAACTAATCTTTGAGCCTactattaaatattattatttgtttgtttttaatagGTAAATAATGGGAAGAGAAAAGAGGAGGTGGGATTCAAATCACAGTCTATTATAGAgtagtaaattatattttttaagtagaatttttatttagatattttcTTTGAAGCAAAGTTTTAAAGAGGTAGTCAATTACCAGAAGCAAATGTTTGATATTGAGGAGGCTTATTTCTGAATTCTTCTTCAATTAAACTGAGCAGTGAATCTAATGTATCATTGCTTGCTTTATAACCCTTTGATGAAGCTCTTAATTGGAGTCGTTGATGGATGATTCCATAAAAAATCACCAACAATTTGGAGTAATAAATCCTAGTCCTTTTGCGTACACCTTGCGGGTCAATCAAACGAAGTACTGGAAAATAATCAGCAATATTTGGCCTTCCTGCTTCTTTGGCTAAACCACACACAAGATCTCTAAAATCTTGGGACAAATTTGAGTCATATTGGGCTAAATCAATACAGAAA
The sequence above is drawn from the Castanea sativa cultivar Marrone di Chiusa Pesio chromosome 5, ASM4071231v1 genome and encodes:
- the LOC142635839 gene encoding inactive cytochrome P450 76AD1-like, giving the protein MAHVFDHHKVSIGWIPVNSQWRNLRKACATQIFAPQRLDATEALRLAKVQELLDHVNQSCKSGAPIDIGRVVFTTVLNSTSNALFCIDLAQYDSNLSQDFRDLVCGLAKEAGRPNIADYFPVLRLIDPQGVRKRTRIYYSKLLVIFYGIIHQRLQLRASSKGYKASNDTLDSLLSLIEEEFRNKPPQYQTFASGN